The genomic window AAAAGGCTTGTTAAGTTCACTCTAATTTTTGGCAGGAAAATAGTGCCGCTAGCTCCAAGTAGACAAGAACCCCAGCCAATAGTGGCACGAGATTAGTGGAAATGAGGCTTGCTGTGTGagtgggtgtgtgttggggggggtcgTTGGCTTTGGGCCCTGCTCCTCAATGCCTTGGCATACTTTGGAGAAGAGGAGTGTGGGCGTGGTTCAGAGTTAATACTCGTCTTTCTAGAAGGCCCCTCCTGACTTGCTTCGGGCCTGACTGAGGCCCGGGAGGGATGATGGCTTCCTTCCTGGCTAAGCCCATCATCCCTGCGGTAGGATTACTGCTCAGGCTATACTGTTTCTGGCCTCACCTAAAGCCATTTGCCTGAAAGAGCCAACAGGTCAATGTCCCTGGGGCTGCGGGAGTGTTATTCTGTGGGAGAGCCTCGCTCAGCCAGAAAGAATACCTGATCCCGGAGAAAAGACACTGTTGGCCAAggaccccctcctcccccgcaCAGGGCCATACCCTCTTTGTTTTGGGCTATCTTCCGGGCTGGATGGTATCCGGTGTGTAGAGGGTACGCTCCGAGTTCCATAGCAGAACTGCGGGCCGGAGAGGCTAAGCCCCGTGCTAGTTTGCCCAGGAAACTGACCTCCAAGCGGTGTTAAACCCACAACTTCTGTCTCGGGGACCGGCTTGTGCCCCTCAGAGACACACTCTTGGCAACTCCCACACCTGCTGGGATGCTGCGGCATTTGGTTGACTTTGGGGAGGCTTCTTTATCTTCgcgcctcagtttctccagctaATCAGTTGCACGTGGACTCATAAGGTTGACTAGTAGTGAGGATCTGTCCTTTTgtttaagtctttatttatttatttttccaattcccCACAAAGGGCCCGAGatcactgatgaaagaaacttgCCTAGTAAATTCCTCCCCAACGGATCTGCTCAGACAGGTGGCTGGTGGAGCAGAGCACGCAGTGGCAGAAGACCACGAAGGAGCTCAGTGGTTAACAAGCACCTGAACCTAGGGGGGCCCACGGATGCCCAGAGAGAGTAGTAAGCCATCCCTTACTTGCAAGATTAATGGGGTCCCCAAATACGTTGCATGGGTTAGTCTTAGGTTCCCATTAAATGCAGTGTGAAACTCACATCAATAGACTAGCCTCCCTCTCCTTTGCAACAACTCCCCCCTTTCCTCCCAGACAATGCATACCTGTTGGTCCAGGGTTCTCCACGGGTGCCTCCTTTTCAAATGTTTCCCTGAAGACAGTGGCACAGAGGAAAAGCATCAGCTGCCACGAGACCAGTGAGTTCATCGTGGTGAGGAGGCCCAGGTCCTGTCAGTGTCCTGAGgctgagacagagggagggggaggagactAAGCCAGGTGCATGGTTTTGTGGGCTGGGTGTTGGGGACAGAGCCCAAtgtgaagagaagaggagagccCAAGAGTGAGAGGCAGTGTgtaggggtgaggagggagggatgaagtcAAGCAGGGCAAGGAGCTCCACTGAGTGGAGCGCGCTGAGGTCCAGACATTTTCTGGAGCCTGGGAGCTCTGTGCAGGGCTCTGGATACATCCTGGACTTCTTGTGCTCAACTCTCCTGTGAGATTGCACCTTTCAGAACCTGGCCCAGCTCCCTCCTGCTGCAAGAGACtccattcctttcatttttcaagaaaaaaggaagaaagaggaaatcatCTTGTTCTCCCTCATAGCCCTTCACATAAGCCTTGAGGACTGTCACTAAATTGTCTTATTGTCCAtaatacaaagaagagaaaaaaaaacctttccctgATTCATCGGGTCAATTGTCTCCTTATTCTATTCTTCATGGACTCCAAGATGATAGGAATTGAACTGACCTTGTGATTTTGGCCGCTGAGATGGGAGCTGCGAACCCAGCCCTCACTAGGTCCCTTTTGCCTTCCCtctcaggccccgcccccaccccagcccttccAGCTCTCAGGTTGAGTTGCCTTTGAAAGAGTCATCCGGCACTCTGAGATTGTCCAACAAACATGAGTAAAGACAAACTGATGGGGAGGCAGGTCCAAAGGCTGGACAAAAAGGGTGTTGACCGGAGCCtctgtgggggtggtggggggcgtgGCGAGTGGGAGGGGAGGTACTATCACAGGTGCCCGAAGGCTGCTAATGGTTTGCTCAGCGCTGTCCATACTTTTGTTCTTGCCTCACCCCCCATTCCTCTCCAGGACCTGGGaatggggcagagaggaagactgCCGAAGTGGGATCAAGAACCTGAAGCCTGGCCCCAGTTCTGCCCCACTCCCTGTGGGGCGTGAGCAAGTTACTCCCATCTCTGGACCATATTGCTTCTCTGTGAAAAAGAGCATTACATCAGGCTGGTCACCGACTATCCCCTCGGTTGCTTTTCCTTACAGACTTTGATTCTGGGATGCTCTGAAACCCAGACAAGGCTTTCTCCACGTACTCTAAAGAGAAGAGGCAGGATCAGATCATTAGAGCAGTGTAAACCCATTTCTTTTATGGCTTCAGGCCGTGCACGTGCCCAGTCCAGGTTAGTGCAGAGATCATTCCTCATCACAGCACCAGCTGGGCGCTCTTCTAggtgctgggggtggtggtggtggtcacaGGTGTGCTAAGGCACAAGGTTGCTCGTTTCCAGCCCCTCCCCAAGATCTAGCTCAAGAAATTGAGTCTTCTTAGCCGACTACTTCAAAATAACACCAGAAATGATAGGGGGCGTGTGGGTACCCGGGGAGCTGGGGGAGCCCTTGGAGCTCATCCCGGAGCGGGGCGGCAGCTTTGCCACAGGGGGCGCTCCGGAGCTGAGTTTCTGAAGAAGCTCGGATCGGCGGCGTGAATACAGGATTAAGGAAGGCATTTCCAGCAGGAGCCGCAGGAGCTGTCCCACAGGGGCCGGTAGGGCCGGGAGCACCGGAGCTTTGCGGGAGGAAAGACAGTggtgaggctggaggaggggcacagggggGCTTTATCCCAGAGTAGGCAGAGCCCCAGGGGGGCATGTGTGTTGCATTTCAGATGAAGCATTCTGGCCGCTCTGCAGAAGCAGGGTGGTGAGTGGGGAAGGTCGGGGGGGTGGGCAGGCGGTGTGGTTAGGTTAGTGTTCCTTCTTCCAAGCTCCTCCTTGTAGATATCACCACCTGGCCAGGTGAGAATGCGCGCaaacacggacacacacacacacacaccaccaccaccaccaccaccaccaccaccaccaccaccacacacacacacacacaccaccaccaccaccaccaccaccaccaccaccaccaccacccctcagTTCACTTCCCAGCACAGAAGCCTTTAACATACGTGGTAGAGGTGAATTGTTTGGAAAAGAACCATCACCTTTcacggggtggggtggagaggctGACCAGCTGTGGACAATTTTTGTGCCCCCACCGCAGGCTTTATACCTAGTGGGTAATAGATTCCGGGCGTGGTGGGAAAGCTTTTGAAGTGGGGTGGCTTCCTTCCTGGGGTAACCCCCGTTTCTCAGTGTAGGGggtgagcacagtgcctgggggCTTTGGTTTGATTTGTACTCACCATCCATACATTCGGAGAACTGCTTGGAGGAGTCCTATGGAACTCCCCGAGCCCTGAGGGGTTTCCCAGCTCCCTCCAAATGCTTCTGTGGCCTCTCATCCCAGCCAGAGCTCTCTCACTACCTTTATTCCTTCCACAGTAAgggatccccagggtcctggtttcATAAATGTGAGGGTATTCACGGAGACATCCCAGAATCATCTGGCCAACGTGAAAATCAGGAAAGATCAGCACCCCCTTTGCCTGCCTGGGATAGGTTTGTCAGTCTTAGAAGGAAATTCCCGCTCCTCCCTGGGGATCCTCACTGGGGCTGGACAGACCCTTCTCCAAGTGCAGAtgccttctgccccacccccccaccccactctgtgCACCTACCTCGGCTCTGTTTGGTGGGGTCGGAGCTCAGTGGGGTCTCCAGGCGCTACTTGGGAGGGTGAACACCCACAGAGAGGGGAGCTGGGCTCAGCAGTGGCCTGATCACGTCCGTTTTATAAAGCCCAAGGTGACGTCTCCAGGCATAGgcccacctctgcctcctcctcccccttggaCCCCTCAGAGAGCCCAGTGTTTATGCCTCCCACAGCCTGGCTCTCATGACTGAAATcagcctctttctcctcttccagaaGCCCTCCAAGGCTGGCTTTCTGATTCTCACTGGTCCTTCCATCCTCCTCACTCCCTTTGCCCCAGACCCACTTAGCTGGAGACCCATTCTGCCCCCAAATGACTTGGAAATAGACAATctgagggggaagagaaggggggCTCGTGCCCTCCAGACAAGAGCCACAGGAGCACCCAGTACGAAGGCAGCGTAATGAAGGGGGcggaagggagagaaaggcacAGTCTGACCTAGGGGACTAAGAAAGCAAAATCAAGTGGCGGCTCTAGAAGCTGCGGGTCCGTGGGATGTGCCCAGGAAACCCAGAGAGCTGACCTCCAGGTACAGCCCCTGATGCTGCTTCTCCAGGGACCCCCTGCACGTCTCACGGTCACGCTGCTTTGTGATCACCACGTACCTTGCTCCGAAGGCAGCCACGGGCTTCCCGCTCCCGTGCTCAGTATAGACACCCAGGGCCCTCACAGACGGTTACTAAATGTACGTGTGGCGAGGCACTCTTGTGTCCTTCCCGGGCCTGCAGGAACACTCTTTACCCTGGGCCGAGGGGCTTCCCAGGACAGAGAATGTCTCCTCCATCAGACTCGGGCTCTCCAAAGGCAGGGGCCAGATGGTCACCCTCAGACAGGAAGCTCTCTCAGCACGGGGGCTATCTGGCGGGTGCGCTCTGCCCACATCCGCCTAATTAATGGTTGAGTAGCATTTCCCACCAGCGTGCGGGATTAATACCCAACACTTGTCTGATGCCTGCTGCTAACAGGGGTTTACAAACATATTATCTCACTCATTAGGACTGTTCACCACCAGGGTAAAAATGATAGCCTCCAAGAGCAGGACTGCCCCTCACTCCGAGGAATGCTGTGCATCGGCCTGCCCTGAGTCAGAGACTGGACCCGACAGGCTGGAGACAGTGACTTTGAGTTTCAGACACACAGCTTGGGGATTTAATCTTTGCTTTCCTCCCATAAATATGGGCCGGGCTGTGATACCAGCCCCAGTCCAGTCTCCGTGGGGGGCCCCCTGGATCTCTGCTCCCAACTGCGCCAACAGCTTTGTGAGCTGACTTGGGGATCTGAGGTCATTCATTCAACTCCGTCCTTCCTTCTGGACTTGGAGAGGTCTGGGTATGAGACAGCAGATGAGCCAGTGCAGGGTGGGGGCGGGCCCCAGTTCCTTTTCAGCCCCCTCAGTGAAGGATCCAAGTTCAAGGAGCTCATCTCTATTGTTCAGACCATTGATCTGGTGCCCTGAAGCCTCCGGAACAGCTGTGGGAGCCAAGAATCATTACTTCAGACAAAGAGTAAGGAGCACACTCCATTTCTATCTTTGTGGAGTGGGCCTTTAGAGCTGGGAACAGAGCCAAGCGCAGATAGGGAGAGGGGGGGCCACGGGGATGAGCCAGCTGGCTGCAGGGCCTCCCCAAGCTTCTCAGGGAGCTCCTGTTCTgtcagaaaatatgctttagagaaagggaggggcagTGGCTGGGGACCActgtcccctgcctgccccaAGGAGAGAGTAGAATCTGCCATGTGCTGCTGCTGTCCTTGGCTGTCATACATCCCCTCCATGCCTGGGGCTGACTCCGCCAGCTCTCCAGAAATCTCTGGCACTTTCTTGCTGCATCACCTAGACTCCCTGAATCTGTTTCTTTGGCTCTAATAAGGAGCTATGAAGAGCCAGCTTCCTCTCTACCCAGGCCTCAGGAGCAATGCTCCTGGGCCCCTCCCCTCAGCTGCTCCTGTCGGACGGAGTCGGTGTGGGCCCGGGAAGGGAAGCTGAGGCTGGCCAACCTGGGGAAAGGGGTTTgaggggagatggggaagggtCTGCCACGCGGGACAGCAGTCTCATCTGGgacccccactccaccccaaaGCACATGCATTATTCACTTACCGCACTCAGAAAGGGGATGTTGGAGGCATTGCCCAGGAAGCCAAAGACGACAGGGAAAAAGCCCCTAGGaacagagggtggggagggggtcagcGACGGCCCtgggggccaggggagagggTGTCCAGGCTGAGGTCCACCCAGAGGCTCCAGCTTTGGTTCCCAAGAAAGTGGGTCCCTGGGCGCTGGGAGCAGGCTTGGATCTGCATCTCTGGTTTTGGGGAGACAACCACGTGGAGAGGTTAAGAATAAAgggcctggagtcaggctccttgggttcaaatcttggctctgtcACTTCCTGGTGCCATATAAACTTGGGcaaattccttaacttctctgaatctccGTTTCCAGCTGTAAACGGCGTTAATAAGAATAGTATCTATGTCATAGggccttatatgaaaaaatgttGGGGAAGCTTTTGTGTGTAGGACTGTGACTGTCTTTGTCTCCCTGGACTGGGTGTGTACCGCCGGCTACCGGTCTCCTGGGCTCCAGGCACAGGCAGCTGCTGGAGGCAGCGCTTGCGCGACTGTCCCCCTTATCCCTGCATGCCCGTGCGTGGAGCCACCCTTTGTTCTCGGCACCCCCACTCTTCTTGGACATGCCCTGGTAAGGCTTGGCCGGGCACATGTATGGGATCCTTCAATGGGCTTGGAGGCACTGAGGTCGGCATGCAGAGGGAGCCGTGCGTGTGTGCAGAGGTGAGGGGGTTAGAAATTTGAATTCTGGCTACTACTTTCCTTGGGCTTCATTTCCCTGAGGTTCCCCAGCATCGCCGACATCCCGTATAGCTCCCATTTTGGTTTTCTCCCCCCAGCAGTGCTGTTGACAGGGGACCCTGTTAAGCTTTACTGTTGGTTCGAACTACGGACTCTGTGGGGGCCCCGCTCATGCTTCTAAACCCTCAGAAGACGGTCCCTGTTGTCAGAACTTGTCTTCTCAACTAGGCTGCGAGTTCCCTGGGAAGCTTCTCCTGGTTTAGCCCCACAGCCCCACACCTAGCTCTGGATTTGGCATGCAGTAGGTACTTTTTACGTTTCTAtttgaataaatgactgaatgatgACATATTTGAACATTAAGTAAGTGAATGGCAGAGTGTGTGTGagaaaatttatgtttttgaaCCACTTTATAAGATGGCTAAGAGGTCTGGGGCATTTGGGATCAAGGTGTTTTCAAGGGTGCAGTGAGCAAGCGGAAGGCCATATGAGAACCTGGGGTCCTGACCCCGGCTCCTTCCCATGATTCCATAAGCCATGCTTCTTCTGGTCCCCATCATCCAGGTCCCCAGAGACAATGGGGGTCTTCCCTTCCTCGCCCCTCCTTCCTCagcatcctttccttccttctccttaaaCACCCTCCAGTCCCCGCGTAAAGCCTGCCTGTCCTCAGGACCTGTCCTGGGTCTTGCTTCCTCCAGGACACCTCCCTTGGCCCAGGCAGTGGTCACACACCTGCTGACTTCCGATTCACTTATCAGCAGGCCAGGACGAGGGATGTGGGGCCGACAGCCAGGCCCAGCTAGGTCCAGTCCGGAAACTCTGCACACTATCTGTGAGACCTTGGGCAGGGGGCAGCCTCTCTGAGCTGGCTTCCTTATCTGCAGAGAGCAGGCCTACAGTGGGTCGTAGGGACGTCAAAGTGCAATGATGATAGTGAGTGCGCTTGGGGCATATGAAGGGCCGGGGAGATGCTAGTTCActgcctttcctccctgctgGGTTGTTGAACTTGAAGGCAGGCCCTGAGTCTCCTCCTTGGGGGCAGGCACAGTACCAGGCATGTGGCAGGTGCTCAATGTTTGTGGATGGGGGGGTCCGATCCCTCCAATTTGGAGTAGGATGTCTTGGAAAGTGTCTGCCTGATCCCCTCCTGCCTTTTCAGTTCTTCCACGACTCCCACCTGCAGGAGAAAGTCCCAGCTTCTGCACACCCTGCCAGGCGTGCTGCCCAGACCTGGGGAGGGGTGATCTTAGCTACTCAGAGGCCCTAGTAGGCTCCTCCAGGGGAAGGAGACCCACACTCACTTGAAGAGGCTAAGGAATCCATAGGTCTCCAGGACCATGCCCAGGAGGGGCCAGCGCAGCAACACAATGACCACACCCCCCAGGAAGAAGCTGGTCCCTTTGAGCTTGTGCCtctggaagaagaaggaaaatgtcttCCTCAAGCCGATGATGAACAAGAGGCCGGTCAGGAAGAGCAgctgcaggaggaaggagggagagaagcatgaGAGCAAACCTACCAATCCCCCCTGGGAGTCAGGGATCAGGCCTGGCGCCCCGCATCAGACATGGGGCAGGACTTGCTAACTCTTCAAGGAGGAACCCTTCAGAGAGAGGTGACCCCACAAACTGGCAAACTCCCTGAGCCTTGGGTCATTTCTGCCTGTTGGGAATGGAGCTGCCCAGAGACGGATAGCTGGACAAGGAGAACCTTGGTCTCCGGCTGCTCACCCAATTCTTGGATCCCAAGTGCTTTTTCGTATATGACTTCATTTCTCATCACACCTTGAAAGGAAGGTGGCATAGATAGAGtttctccattttatggatgtgaGCCCTGAGACGTAGGCAGCCATACTCGGAGTCACACGGAACCACTGGGGCTCCACTGTCTGGCCCACTGTCTTCAGCTTGGCTCCTAATAGATCCCTTAGGAGTGCCTAGGTGTCCATCAGATTTAACCCTCTGGCTTTCTTCCAGCATGTTCCatgccctctctccccttctccataCCTTTTCTCTGCCTGTTCATTTGCCTGGAAGTGCGTCGTCCCCCTTCACACCCATTTCCTTTCCAAATTCCTTTTCATCCCTCTACAATTGGgtgtgctttcttttctccagacACCTTGTTTTATATCCAAAGTGCTTATCTCACTACGACTTTATGGCtgcccctgccttccttcccagtTACAGATGTGCAGGTTATGTCTCTATCACTAGACGGGGGGATCCTGATGGCAGGGACAGTGGCTGATGCTTCTGGGTAGCTACAGGGCCTCACCCAGAGCTTGCCACAAGAATCCAGGTCCTAAGATGCTCTGTCACGCCTCGCTGTGCATTTCCAGGCCCCCTCACCTACCTGGGCTTGATGGTGCTGACCCCCGATGGGCACGATCTGAACAAACTTGGGGCTGACCTTCCAGGCAAGAGAGACCTCAAGTAGGTTGGCAGGGGAGGTACACAGGCTGGGGAACTCACGTTTCCGAAGGCCAGGAGCACCGAATCAAAGTACAGCAGTATCCCAAAGAGGATGAAGAAGACGCCGAAGCCGGTGGTACCCACACCAATCTCTGCAATGGGCAAGCAGGTTGGGGTGGGATGGGCTTTGGGGGGGTTCAGGATGGGGTACTGGAAGTTTCCCTCATTGCCACTGGACAGTTGCCCTCTGAGGAGTAGGGGTTGGGATGGCTCCATTTCCACCCAGGGATCTCAGCTTCTGTGCTTTCAGGGAATGACGggacaggaagagaagggaaaggtaAAGATTTACGTTTAGCGCCTGCGCACTGCTGGTCAGTTCTGTTCTCAGGGCATTCTGTCCTCACCACG from Lutra lutra chromosome 15, mLutLut1.2, whole genome shotgun sequence includes these protein-coding regions:
- the GOLT1A gene encoding vesicle transport protein GOT1A isoform X2; amino-acid sequence: MISITEWQKIGVGTTGFGVFFILFGILLYFDSVLLAFGNRHKLKGTSFFLGGVVIVLLRWPLLGMVLETYGFLSLFKGFFPVVFGFLGNASNIPFLSALFRRLQGTRSMV
- the GOLT1A gene encoding vesicle transport protein GOT1A isoform X1, which encodes MISITEWQKIGVGTTGFGVFFILFGILLYFDSVLLAFGNLLFLTGLLFIIGLRKTFSFFFQRHKLKGTSFFLGGVVIVLLRWPLLGMVLETYGFLSLFKGFFPVVFGFLGNASNIPFLSALFRRLQGTRSMV